Below is a genomic region from Methanosphaera sp. ISO3-F5.
CATATGTTTGTGTTGTTAGGGGCTGATTGGTAGTTTGTTGGACAACTACAAAATAGTTTTGAATTTGTATCTAATTGAACGTGGATTTCAAGACCACACATCATGTCTGTAATAATTATTCCTCCAATTCCGATTTTTTATTTTTTTATAGAAAGATAATATTATATTATATATTTATATTTTGATTTTCAATTAATTTAAATTTTTATATTTTTTTCTTTGGTTATGTTTTTTAATTTAAATTCTTTTAATATCTAAGTTATCATAACACATATCAATATATCTCTGGATGTAAGGTTCTAGTTCTGGTCTAAGGTTGTTTCCTTTCTTTAATAAGTTCATGTTCGAAAAACTTCCTTTTAATTCACGATCTGCCCAATATACTTCTTCTTCAACTCTTTTTCCAAATCGGTTTCCGTACATTTTAAACAAAGGAAATTTTGTTAATCCATTACTTCCTGCTTTAAGCAGTACTCCCATATTTGCAAGGTTGTCTGTCCAGGTTCCTGTAATTATTTCTATGTTTGGGAATCTAATTCTTGTACTTGCAACTATGCTTGCATAATATAATGATGCAGGTTGTGGTGTTAAATGATATGCTGTATCAGGATGCGGATTTAATGAATAAAATATTATACGATCTATTTCTAGTTCTTCAATTAGATCAAATAAATCATTAATATGTTCTATTTCTTCGCCTAATCCTATTATGATTGTTATTGCTTTTTTATATCCCAGTTCTCCGGCAGTTTTTAGCATATTTTTGATATCGGGTATGGATTTACTTGGACATATTTCATCATGAAATTTGGGGTTAGCTGTTTCTACGGCACCTGTGACTCCTATTATTTCATCACCATATTGGTCTAATTCATCTGTTATACCTATATTTAACCAAACAGGATTGTCTGTAATGTCATATATTGTTTCGGATATTTCTTTTATTTCTTGGGTGGTGTATATTCCATATCCTCCGGATAAAAATTCTATATTCCAACCCATTCTTTTTGTTAATTCAGCTTCGGCATATATTCCCTTTACATGACGTTTTGCTTTGTCTGGATTATTTATTCTATCTTTTTGTGATGACATATAACAGAATTTACAGTCTCCTTTTTCACACCACCATGAAAGGAATATTGCTCGTTCTAATGTCACTTTTTTTCCATGAGTTTTGCGTGTTATTTTATCTGCTTCGATAAGTAAATCAAATATTTCTTTATTTTTGATTTTTCCTATTAAATCCATTTTTTTTGGACTCCTTTTTTAGATATCTTATTATAGTTTTTAATTTTTATTCTATTAATTATTTAACACTTTTTTAGTACTTATTTTTATTGTTTTATTATTTTATTTTTCTTTTTTTATTTTTCGTTTTACCTTAAAGTATATATACTATGAAAACAAATATTATATTGTACTGAAACTGTTAAGCTATATTTAGCTTAATGGGAAAGTTTATATATAATTATTTATAAATAAACTATTGTAAGATGGAAGTGCCGTCGTGGCTCAGTAGGTAGAGCGTTCGGCTGTTAACCGATTGGTCGCAGGTTCAAGTCCTGCCGACGGCGCTATATTACTTGGGCCCATAGCTTAGCCAGGTAGAGCGCCCGGCTCATAACCGGGCGGCCATGGGTTCGAACCCCATTGGGCCCATTTTACAAAAATTTAGTATATTGCTCCGATAGTGTAGTCCGGCCAATCATTTCGGCCTTTCGAGCCGAAGACTCGGGTTCGAATCCCGGTCGGAGCATTTCTAGAACTTTTTATTTTATATAATATTTATTCATGTTTTTAGTTTCTAGAACAATAGTAAGCGTAACATTCCTATATAAAGTATGCGGAAAAAACAATATTTTATATGCGGGGGTGCCCGAGCTGGCCAAAGGGGACAGGCTTAGGACCTGTTGGCGTAGGCCTACCAGGGTTCGAATCCCTGCTCCCGCACTCTAGAAGGAATATGTAATATGTTATGCCGGAGTAGGATAGTGGTTATTCTTCAGGACTGTGGATCCTGTGACTCGGGTTCGATTCTCGGCTCCGGCCCCATTTTAAAAATAAATTAAATTAATTTATTTAAGTAAGTAGCTCCGATAGTGTAGTCCGGCCAATCATTTCGGCCTTTCGAGCCGAAGACTCGGGTTCGAATCCCGGTCGGAGCATTTACCAATTTACTCATTTTATAAAAAATTTTATCATAATCTATAGAAAAAAAAATAGAAAATAAAATTAGATTTGTTTCATAAACCTGTTCTTTATTTTAGATGGTGATAAATCAATTATAGGTGCATCACTATTTCCAGGATTAACCTTAATATGAACAAAAATAGGACCATTTCTATCAACATAATTGCTCATATCAATATCTTCCACACTTTTTCTAGCATCAACGAAGAACACTTCCTTAAATCCAATACTATTTGCAATATCTGATAAGTTAATCTTTGAACTATACGTTTCCTGTGAACCAGTTGAACCATAAGCCTCATTATCAATCAAAGCAATAATTAAATTTCTAGGATTTTGAGCATATACAGTAACAAGTTCTCCAAAATTCATAAGAAGCGAACCATCACCATCAATAACAACAACTTTTCTATCATCATCATTTTCTTCCAAAGCTAAAGACAAACCTAAACCAATAGGAGTAGCCATACCCATAGAACCAGACATATAAAAAGTAGTTTTTCTATCCTTAATACCAAATAATTCCCTTGAAGGAAAACCAATATTCGATACAATAAAAGATTCATCATCTAAAGTTTCAACAATCTTTTTAATAACATCAAATCTCTTCACAACAAACACCTCTTTTCCAATACATTATATCAAATAATAATGCTATAGGTTCCTCAGAAATAAATGATAAATCCCAAGCCTTCTTAACAATTTCTCTTGATTCGTCAGGATTTTCAACTTTATAATATGAAATATCTAAACTATCCAGTACCTTTGTAGTAGCCTTACTCATAGGTATTTGTCCATAAACTCCTTCACCAAAAGTTCCCCTATGGCTAATAATCATAATAATGGGAAACTTATATAATTTCATAAGAGAAGCCAGAACATTTACACTATTTCCTAAACCAGAGTTTTGCATAAGAATAGCTGGTTTCATTCCACCCATATATGCTCCTGCACAAATACCAAATCCTTCTTCTTCACGCGTTACGGGGACATGTTTAATTTCATCATCTTCATCTATTAAGTTAAGTAATTTCTTCAGATTTGCACAAGGTACACTTACAATAAAATTTATACCTGCATCTTTAATTCCTTCATATATTACATCAGTACTGTCCAATACAATCACCATGTTAATAATGTCATGTTAATTTAATAATATATGAATAATAATTAAAATAAATTGTTAAAAAATAATATGAAATAATGGTGTGGGAGGTTAATGGTTTATTTATTTATTCTTCAAAGAAAGAAGTAATATCTAAATCTTTTTCTTCAGCAATTTCAATTAACTGATTATATAAAGCTTCATCTACAGGAATACCCTCTGTCATATTTTTGTTCATATTTTCTATTTCACGATCCCCTGGAATAACACCATTTTCTTCTCTAATTTCTCTTACAAATTGGTCAACATAGAATTTAAATTGCATTGAACCAGCAAAATATTCTGGATCTATTGCTATGAGTAAATCTCCTTTTGTACACATTACATCAGGAGTTGCAGTTCCCTGTACATCTACACCACATGCTGCTGCTACTAGTGGACCAGCTAATAACTCAAACATGAATGCAAGAGCATATCCTTTAAATCCACCAAATGGTAATATGGATCCTTCAAGTCCTTCTGCAGGGTCTGTTGTAGGTTTTCCATCTTTATCTAATGCAAGACCTTCTGGTATTGCTTC
It encodes:
- a CDS encoding radical SAM protein; protein product: MDLIGKIKNKEIFDLLIEADKITRKTHGKKVTLERAIFLSWWCEKGDCKFCYMSSQKDRINNPDKAKRHVKGIYAEAELTKRMGWNIEFLSGGYGIYTTQEIKEISETIYDITDNPVWLNIGITDELDQYGDEIIGVTGAVETANPKFHDEICPSKSIPDIKNMLKTAGELGYKKAITIIIGLGEEIEHINDLFDLIEELEIDRIIFYSLNPHPDTAYHLTPQPASLYYASIVASTRIRFPNIEIITGTWTDNLANMGVLLKAGSNGLTKFPLFKMYGNRFGKRVEEEVYWADRELKGSFSNMNLLKKGNNLRPELEPYIQRYIDMCYDNLDIKRI
- the comE gene encoding sulfopyruvate decarboxylase subunit beta, translated to MKRFDVIKKIVETLDDESFIVSNIGFPSRELFGIKDRKTTFYMSGSMGMATPIGLGLSLALEENDDDRKVVVIDGDGSLLMNFGELVTVYAQNPRNLIIALIDNEAYGSTGSQETYSSKINLSDIANSIGFKEVFFVDARKSVEDIDMSNYVDRNGPIFVHIKVNPGNSDAPIIDLSPSKIKNRFMKQI
- the comD gene encoding sulfopyruvate decarboxylase subunit alpha, which produces MVLDSTDVIYEGIKDAGINFIVSVPCANLKKLLNLIDEDDEIKHVPVTREEEGFGICAGAYMGGMKPAILMQNSGLGNSVNVLASLMKLYKFPIIMIISHRGTFGEGVYGQIPMSKATTKVLDSLDISYYKVENPDESREIVKKAWDLSFISEEPIALLFDIMYWKRGVCCEEI